Proteins encoded in a region of the Vibrio sp. CB1-14 genome:
- the leuS gene encoding leucine--tRNA ligase: MQEQYNPQDIERKVQQHWDNNETFVVSEDPNKEKFYCLSMFPYPSGRLHMGHVRNYTIGDVVSRFQRLQGKNVMQPIGWDAFGLPAENAAVKNNTAPAPWTYENIEYMKNQLKLLGFGYDWNREFATCTPEYYRWEQEFFTKLYEKGLVYKKTSSVNWCPNDQTVLANEQVEDGCCWRCDTPVEQKEIPQWFIKITEYAQELLDDLDNLEGWPEMVKTMQRNWIGRSEGVELKFAVNGQQDLEVYTTRPDTLMGVTYVGIAAGHPLAAIAAENNPELAAFIEECKNNKVAEAELATMEKKGMATGLTAIHPLNGREVPVYVANFVLMDYGTGAVMAVPGHDQRDFEFATKYGLDILPVIQPTDGSELNISEEAYTEKGVLFNSGEFDGLEFQAAFDAIAAKLEAEGKGHKTVNFRLRDWGVSRQRYWGAPIPMVTTEDGEVHPVPADQLPVILPEDVVMDGVTSPIKADKEWAKTTFNGEPALRETDTFDTFMESSWYYARYCSPQADDILDPEKANYWLPVDQYIGGIEHACMHLLYSRFFHKLLRDAGYVTSDEPFKQLLCQGMVLADAFYYENDKGGKEWVAPTDVAVERDGKGRITSAKDDQGRDVEHSGMIKMSKSKNNGIDPQEMVDKYGADTVRLFMMFASPADMTLEWQESGVEGANRFLKRVWKLVNEHSSKGAAEAVDTAALSGDQKALRRDVHKTIAKVTDDIDRRQTFNTAIAAIMELMNKLAKAPQESAQDRAILDEALKAIVAMLYPITPHISFEMWVALGESDVDNAVWPTHDEKALVEDEKLIVVQVNGKLRAKLTVPADASKEQVEELGLNDENVTKFTDGKTVRKVIYVPGKLLNIVAN; this comes from the coding sequence ATGCAAGAACAATACAACCCACAAGACATTGAACGTAAAGTTCAACAGCATTGGGACAACAATGAAACCTTTGTTGTAAGTGAAGACCCAAATAAAGAAAAATTCTACTGCCTGTCAATGTTCCCTTACCCAAGCGGACGACTGCACATGGGTCACGTACGTAACTACACCATCGGTGATGTGGTATCTCGTTTCCAGCGCCTGCAAGGTAAAAATGTAATGCAACCAATCGGTTGGGATGCATTTGGTCTGCCTGCAGAAAACGCAGCCGTTAAGAACAACACGGCTCCTGCGCCTTGGACTTACGAAAACATCGAATACATGAAAAACCAGCTTAAACTGCTGGGTTTTGGCTACGACTGGAACCGCGAGTTCGCAACTTGTACGCCTGAGTACTACCGTTGGGAGCAAGAGTTCTTTACTAAGCTATACGAAAAAGGCCTAGTGTATAAGAAGACTTCTTCGGTTAACTGGTGTCCAAACGACCAAACCGTTCTTGCAAACGAGCAGGTTGAAGATGGCTGCTGCTGGCGCTGTGATACTCCAGTTGAGCAAAAAGAAATTCCACAGTGGTTCATTAAGATCACTGAGTACGCACAAGAGCTTCTTGATGACCTAGACAACCTTGAAGGTTGGCCTGAAATGGTTAAGACCATGCAGCGCAACTGGATTGGTCGCTCTGAAGGTGTTGAGCTTAAGTTTGCCGTTAACGGTCAACAAGATCTAGAAGTCTACACAACTCGTCCAGACACTCTAATGGGTGTAACGTACGTAGGTATTGCGGCAGGTCATCCTCTAGCGGCGATCGCGGCTGAGAACAACCCTGAGCTTGCAGCGTTCATCGAAGAGTGCAAAAACAATAAGGTTGCGGAAGCTGAGCTTGCGACAATGGAGAAGAAAGGTATGGCGACTGGCCTTACTGCTATTCACCCATTGAACGGTCGTGAAGTGCCAGTTTACGTGGCTAACTTCGTACTGATGGACTACGGCACAGGCGCGGTGATGGCGGTTCCTGGTCACGATCAACGCGACTTTGAGTTTGCGACTAAATACGGTCTAGACATTCTTCCTGTGATTCAGCCTACCGATGGCAGCGAGCTAAACATCTCTGAAGAAGCTTATACCGAGAAAGGCGTTCTATTTAACTCTGGTGAGTTCGATGGTCTTGAGTTCCAAGCGGCATTCGATGCCATCGCAGCAAAACTGGAAGCAGAGGGCAAAGGCCACAAGACGGTAAACTTCCGTCTACGCGACTGGGGTGTATCTCGTCAGCGTTACTGGGGTGCTCCAATCCCAATGGTGACCACTGAAGATGGTGAAGTTCATCCAGTACCAGCAGACCAACTACCGGTTATTCTTCCAGAAGATGTGGTGATGGATGGCGTTACCAGCCCAATCAAAGCCGACAAAGAGTGGGCGAAGACCACATTTAACGGCGAACCAGCACTTCGTGAAACAGACACGTTCGACACGTTCATGGAATCTTCTTGGTACTACGCACGTTACTGTTCACCACAAGCAGATGACATCCTAGACCCAGAAAAAGCAAACTACTGGCTGCCAGTAGACCAGTACATCGGTGGTATCGAGCATGCTTGTATGCACCTTCTGTACTCGCGCTTCTTCCACAAACTGCTTCGTGACGCAGGTTACGTAACGTCTGATGAGCCGTTTAAGCAGCTACTATGTCAAGGTATGGTCCTCGCTGACGCGTTCTACTACGAAAACGACAAAGGCGGCAAAGAGTGGGTTGCACCGACTGACGTTGCTGTTGAGCGTGACGGTAAAGGTCGCATCACTTCAGCGAAAGACGACCAAGGCCGTGACGTTGAGCACTCGGGCATGATCAAGATGTCTAAGTCAAAGAACAACGGTATCGACCCTCAAGAGATGGTAGACAAGTACGGTGCAGACACAGTACGTCTATTCATGATGTTTGCATCTCCTGCTGATATGACACTTGAGTGGCAAGAGTCGGGCGTTGAAGGCGCTAACCGCTTCCTAAAACGTGTTTGGAAACTGGTGAATGAGCATTCATCGAAAGGCGCAGCAGAAGCAGTAGATACTGCCGCTCTTTCTGGTGACCAAAAAGCACTTCGTCGCGACGTTCACAAGACTATCGCGAAGGTAACGGACGATATCGATCGTCGTCAAACGTTCAATACAGCTATTGCAGCTATCATGGAACTCATGAACAAGCTAGCGAAAGCGCCTCAAGAGTCAGCGCAAGACCGTGCGATTCTAGATGAAGCACTAAAAGCGATAGTGGCAATGCTTTACCCTATCACTCCACATATTTCATTCGAAATGTGGGTCGCTTTAGGTGAGTCGGACGTCGACAACGCAGTATGGCCAACACACGACGAGAAAGCACTAGTCGAAGACGAGAAGCTGATCGTTGTTCAAGTAAACGGCAAACTGCGCGCTAAGCTGACTGTGCCTGCTGATGCGTCTAAAGAGCAAGTTGAAGAGCTTGGTCTGAACGACGAGAACGTCAC